Below is a genomic region from Leptospira yasudae.
AACCGATCGATTCGTAATGACGAATCTGTTTCGCGCTGACTCCCGATTCTTTGGAAACGTTTCCGATGTTCATAGCTCTTCACCGTTCTCTTTCTTTTTTAGTTAGACTGTGTATCGATTCTGCGAAGAGAAAGATCCGATTTCGGAACGGATCTGCAAGCCAAAATATATCCCTTTTCTTTTTCTTCCTCGGTGAGGGCAAAACGATTGTGGGATAAATGTTCCACTTCTCCCTTTAAAAGAAGGATCTTGCACGCGCCGCATCGACCGGAACGGCA
It encodes:
- a CDS encoding 2Fe-2S iron-sulfur cluster-binding protein, which codes for MTYKIYFPDWNRSADVLEGENVLDSSLRSKIDLSYSCRSGRCGACKILLLKGEVEHLSHNRFALTEEEKEKGYILACRSVPKSDLSLRRIDTQSN